In Aegilops tauschii subsp. strangulata cultivar AL8/78 chromosome 3, Aet v6.0, whole genome shotgun sequence, one genomic interval encodes:
- the LOC109777191 gene encoding trans-cinnamate 4-monooxygenase produces the protein MDVLLLEKALLGLFAAAVLAIAVAKLTGKRFRLPPGPSGAPIVGNWLQVGDDLNHRNLMGLAKRFGEVFLLRMGVRNLVVVSSPELAKEVLHTQGVEFGSRTRNVVFDIFTGKGQDMVFTVYGDHWRKMRRIMTVPFFTNKVVAQNRVGWEEEARLVVEDLRADPAAATAGVVVRRRLQLMMYNDMFRIMFDRRFESTADPLFNQLKALNAERSILSQSFDYNYGDFIPVLRPFLRRYLNRCTNLKTKRMKVFEDQFVQPRKEALEKTGEIRCAMDHILEAERKGEINHDNVLYIVENINVAAIETTLWSIEWGIAELVNHPEIQQKLREEIVAVLGAGAAVTEPDLERLPYLQSVVKETLRLRMAIPLLVPHMNLSDAKLAGYDIPAESKILVNAWFLANDPKRWVRADEFRPERFLEEEKAVEAHGNDFRFVPFGVGRRSCPGIILALPIIGITLGRLVQNFQLLPPPGQDKIDTTEKPGQFSNQILKHATIVCKPLEA, from the exons ATGGACGTCCTCCTCCTGGAGAAGGCCCTCCTGGGCCTCTTCGCCGCGGCGGTGCTGGCCATCGCCGTCGCCAAGCTCACCGGCAAGCGCTTCCGCCTGCCCCCCGGCCCCTCCGGCGCCCCCATCGTCGGCAACTGGCTCCAGGTCGGCGACGACCTCAACCACCGCAACCTCATGGGCCTGGCCAAGCGGTTCGGCGAGGTGTTCCTCCTCCGCATGGGCGTCCGCAACCTGGTGGTCGTCTCCAGCCCCGAGCTCGCCAAGGAGGTCCTCCACACCCAGGGCGTCGAGTTCGGCTCCCGCACCCGCAACGTCGTCTTCGACATCTTCACCGGCAAGGGCCAG GACATGGTGTTCACGGTGTACGGCGACCACTGGCGCAAGATGCGGCGGATCATGACGGTGCCCTTCTTCACCAACAAGGTGGTGGCGCAGAACCGGGTGGGGTGGGAGGAGGAGGCCCGGCTGGTGGTGGAGGACCTCAGGGCCGacccggcggcggcgacggcgggcgtGGTGGTCCGCCGCAGGCTGCAGCTCATGATGTACAACGACATGTTCCGCATCATGTTCGACCGCCGGTTCGAGAGCACGGCCGACCCGCTCTTCAACCAGCTCAAGGCGCTCAACGCCGAGCGCAGCATCCTCTCCCAGAGCTTCGACTACAACTACGGCGACTTCATCCCCGTCCTCCGCCCCTTCCTCCGCCGCTACCTCAACCGCTGCACCAACCTCAAGACCAAGCGGATGAAGGTCTTCGAGGACCAATTCGTCCAACCGCGCAA GGAGGCGTTGGAGAAGACGGGTGAGATCAGGTGCGCCATGGACCACATCCTGGAAGCCGAAAGGAAGGGCGAGATCAACCACGACAACGTCCTCTACATCGTCGAGAACATCAACGTCGCAG CCATCGAGACGACGCTGTGGTCGATCGAGTGGGGCATCGCGGAGCTGGTGAACCACCCGGAGATCCAGCAGAAGCTGCGCGAGGAGATCGTCGCCGTTCTaggcgccggggcggcggtgacGGAGCCGGACCTGGAGCGCCTCCCCTACCTGCAGTCCGTGGTGAAGGAGACGCTCCGCCTCCGCATGGCCATCCCGCTCCTGGTGCCGCACATGAACCTCAGCGACGCCAAGCTCGCCGGCTACGACATCCCCGCCGAGTCCAAGATCCTCGTCAACGCCTGGTTCCTCGCCAACGACCCCAAGCGGTGGGTGCGCGCCGACGAGTTCAGGCCCGAGCGCTTCCTCGAGGAGGAGAAGGCCGTCGAGGCCCACGGCAACGACTTCCGGTTCGTGCCCTTCGGCGTCGGCCGCCGGAGCTGCCCAGGGATCATCCTCGCGCTGCCCATCATCGGCATCACGCTCGGGCGCCTCGTGCAGAACTTCcagctgctgccgccgccgggGCAGGACAAGATCGACACCACCGAGAAGCCCGGGCAGTTCAGCAACCAGATCCTCAAGCACGCCACCATCGTCTGCAAGCCACTCGAGGCTTAA